The sequence GGGCTTCACGACTCGATCTATGTCAATCCGGTCCTGGCCGATATTGATGATGACGGTTATGCGGATATAATTGCCGGTGGCAAGAATAAAATCTTCGCCCTTGACAGGCATTTTCTGACATTGGCCGACTTTCCGCTCACTATTGACCGCGCCGACCCGAATGATTATGCCATCGCAGCGCCGGTCGTGGCCGATATTAACGGCGATCATCATCAGGATATTGTCATCGTCACATCTAACGGCAATTGCTATGCTTTCGGACCGGAACTGCTATATGGATTTCCAATAGCTGCCGGTGGTGTCGGAGTGGGTTCTCCTCTTATTTACAAGAAGAGCAACAGCGGCGGGCTCGGCTTCCTGGGCGTAGATGGCTGGTTTTATTCTTATGATGTCGGTTTTGATTCCGCGCAAGCCGATTGGCCGATGGGCGGTGGCGATCCTTATGGGAGTTTTCATCTGAAAGAAAGCCGCCTCGGGCAGCCTGCAATTTCGGATATGCTTCCGAGGGATAAGTTCTTCTCCTACCCGAATCCCACTCTTGATGGCCGGACCACCATCAGATATTTTCTGGGGGCTGATGCCGATATCACTCTTACCATGTATAGTCTATCCGGGAAAAGAGTCGATGAAATAAAAATCAACGGCCGGCAGGGAACCGGCGAGCGGCCCTGGGATGGTTCCGCTCTGCCGACCGGCGTTTATAGATGCCTCATTCAGGCTGATTTCGGCAATGAAACGCAAACGGCATTTACCGACATAGCGATAATAAAATGAGAAAGGAATAGAGCAATGAGAAAAGCAATTTTGTTGGCCCTGGCAATTTTTCCAATGATTTATCTGCCGTCGATGGCCATAAATCTCGAGAGCGGCCGATTCGCAAGGGAAATCTCGTCGATTCAGAACAGCGGCCTGAACTACGCCGGTTCCTATACGGGCGATGAACAGAAAGAGACGCCCGGCGTCGGCGGTGATAAGAGTATCTATAAATATGAATATAAATCGCCCAAGAAGGCCTTTCTCTATTCCCTCATCATTCCCGGCTGGGGTCAGAAATATGCCGGGTCAAAAATTTTCAAGCCGATCGTTTTCCTGGCTGCTGATATCGGGCTGTGGTCCTTCTATTTCAAGTATCACGGTGACGGCAGTAGGAAAACCGACGAATTTCAGGCCTTTGCCAATACTTACTGGCGAGAGGGTACCGATACAACCATCGAAACATACCGTTACTGGCTGCAGGTGCACGACAAAAATGAGGATTCTCTTACCCATCAATTGCCCGACTCAAAGACTCAACAGTACTATGAGATGATCGGCAAATACGACCAGTTCCGGTCCGGCTGGGTGGACTACTGGGGCGATACGCTCAAGTATGACAGCGCCGGGAAATATGTTTCACCTCTGCGGGATAAATACAACGGCATCCGTGGCGAGGCCAATGATCTTCTAAACAAGGCCAAGACTTTTATCGTCATATCTATGGTGAACCATTTACTCTCCGCCATTGATGCCGCCGTGGCCGCCAACCGTCACAACCGTAACCAGTCCGGCGATAACTGGCTTTCGGTGCGGACGGAGATGAAATATTATTCGGCGACCGAGCAGATGCCGATTGTGAGACTGGCCTGCCGGTTTTAGGATGAATATGAAATTCCGAAAATTGCTTCGTTTAGGAATTGTATCTTTGGCGCTGGTCATTCTCGGCCATCTCGGAGCCGGCGCCAGGATCGAATTGAAAACCTCGCCCTTATTCATGCCGGTCTATTCATCCGGGCAGGAATTCGATGAATTCGACAACCAGAAGGAAGATAAAAACGATAAGAAAGAGAAGCAGCAATATAAGGGCAAGACCGAATTGGAAACCCAGGCCAGATCGTTTTCCAAGACAAAGGCGGTGTTGCTGTCGCTAATTCTGCCGGGGGCCGGGCATTATTATATCGGAGAAACGGGCAGAGCCGAGGCTTTCATGGGGGCCGAGGCGGTTGCCTGGGCGGGAGTCTTTGCTTTCCGCACCTACGGTCAATGGAAAGAAGATGATTATATCAGGTACGCCGAGGAGCATGCCGGTATTGACCCGACCGGCAAGGATGACAACTTTTTCAAGAATCTGACCTTCTACGGCAACCGTTACGAGTACAACACTGCAGGCCGCATTATCGAACCATCGGCTCCCTATTATCCGAATACGCCGTCGTACTATTGGCAGTGGGACAGTCGCGACGCTCGTGCCGCTTATCGGGCCATGCGAAATTCCAGTAAGTCGGCTTTCCGGAAAGCAACCTTCATGATCGGCGTCGCAATGTTCAACCGCATTTTTTCGAGTATCGATGCTTTCCGTATGGCCAAGAAGGTTGCGACTCCCGAAGAAAAAGACGAGTTTTCCTCAACTCAGGAAAAACTCAAATTTAAATTTAAGGCCAATCCCTTCGGACACAATCCGAGTGTCGGATTGACTGTCACGCGTCAGTTCTGATGTTTTGGCGGATTCTCAGCTTAGGCCTGCCCGTCTTCTTACTTCTGACCGGAGTATTTTCGGCCGGCTGCGGGCCAAAAGAAGGATCGTCCGGTGAACAGAAGCCGGAGCACTATCCGCTGGGATTGATCCTGGTAAAGGAAATAAGCGGAACCGTTCTGGGGCGAAATCTCTCACAGCCTGTTGGTCTGGCCTCCGATAATATCGGTGCTGTCTATGTTGTCGATGCCGGCAACAGCCGCCTGCTGAAGTTTGACCGCGACTTTCAGCCTATGCGTGAAGCCGGCGGCTTTGGCGCCGCCGAAGGATTGCTGAGCGGGCCGGGCTATCTTACCCTCGATAATAATCTCAATCTCTATTTGCCCGAATCAGGAAATCGACGCATTTCCATATTCGATACAAAATTGAATTATGTCGGCCGCATCGAGCTCTCGGATCCGGATGATCCCCTGAAATTCGGACATCCGGCCGGTCTGGCGGTGGCATCGTACGGTGAAATCTGGGTGGCCGATCTGGACAACTCACGCCTGGCCGTGTTTAATTCTGTCGGTAATTTCGACCGCTTTATCGGAGGCGTAGAATCCTCTACGGGATACCTGCTGACTCCGGGCGGTATGACCCGTGATGCGCGGGGGAACGTTTTCGTCTGCGATGCCGGTAACGGTCTGGTCAAGAAATTCGACCGTTTTGGTGTTTATGATACCGAATTCGGCGGCGATCTGCTCAAGAAACCTTCGGGCATAGATATCGATCGTTTTGGACATCTCTGGGTGGTTGATGCGGGAGTGCCGGGGATTTTCTGCTTTGAAGAGCGCGGTGGCCTGGTCTGGTCATCGCAGGATATAGCCGCGGTGGGCAGTATCGAACTGAAACAACCGCGCGATTTGACAGTCGTCTCGGACAGTCTTCTGGTCGTCAGCGACACCGGCCGCGATCGCCTGGTCATTTATAAAATTCTTTATCCTGATTGATGGCCCTGAATCGTATTATCACGAAATCGGTCATTCTCTCTCTCCTATCGATTATAATAGTCTTTTTGTCCGGTGCTCTGGGGGCGGTTAAACAAATATCTCCGGACGCAATCAAATCACGGCTCAAGATTTATGACGGTGCCATAATCAATGATTCCGATACACTTTTCCTCGACGGTCTGCCGCTGGTGCGGAATCGGGATTATCGAATAGATTATCTTGAGGGAATCATATATTTGAATCTTTCCGATTCATCAGGCCATGGTCAACTCATCGTTCACTACACGCCGTTACCGCGCTGGCTTAAGATCTATTATGGAATTGCGCCGGAGACGCCCCGGTCTGATAATCGCCCTGTCCCGATTTCATCCCATATCCAATCCCCGGCTCTTCCGACCGTAGAATCGGGAATGCTTATTCGCGGTACCAAGAGATTCTCGCTTTTCACCCGGACTGAAGGCGCTTCGCAGTTCAGCCAATCGTTGGAATTGGCAATAAAGGGAGAACTCGCGCCTGGTCTTGAAATTTCCGGGTCGGTGACCGATAAAGGGTATGATCCCTCTTATGGTACAATCAACAGTCGCATTAACGAATTTGACAAGTTGTACCTTCAGGTTCGCTCGCAGCGTTTCCTTGCCGAAATCGGCAATCTGGAGGTTCAAAGGCCATCACCCTGGGGAGGAAATTCGGCAAAGCAGATCAGCGGCCTGCAGAGTAAGTATGTCGTGAGGACTTTTTCAACGGGGGTGGTTTTTGGGCGGCCGCGGGGCATTTTTCGCACGGCGGCATTCGTCGGCCGCGACCGCATCCAGGGGCCATACCGGATAACCGCCGGCAACGATGTAGCCGCTATCGTGCCCGGCTCGGAAAAGGTCTGGATTGACGGTGCCCTTCAGGAGCGGGGCGCGGATAAGGATTACACTATGGATTATCCGGCCGCCGCTATCACCTTCACGCCGCGAAAACTGATTGATTCGCGGTCGCGAATAGAGATTGACTATGAACCTCTGACCACCGATTATCAGAGGGAATTTTATGACCTGTCGGCGGGAGTGACGATTTCTGATTCGACACTCTATTTCAAAGCCGGTTTCATTCTTGAGGGTGACAATAAAGACCGCATGAAATTGGGTGCATTGAGTTCCGGCGATCAAACTATGCTCCAGAATATAGGCGATTCCACCGCCCGCAATCTGAGAGACGGCGCCGTGGCCGATTCCAACGGGAATTATATTGAACGGCTTGATTCACTGGGAAATCGGTACTATGTGAATGTCGGCGGCGATTCCGGTGCTTTCCGCGTCTCTTTCACGCCGGTCGGTTCGGGTGGTGGCGACTATCTTTATGAGGGCGGCGACAGCTACCGCTATGTGGGGATGGGTCGCGGTGATTACATGGCCATGGTCCGCATACCGGTACCATCGCGAGAGGAATATTTCGAAACGGAACTTGGTTTCCGGCCGTCCGCCGTGGGGCGAATCAATATCCGTATGCTCCAGTCGCGCTCTGACCGCAATCTTTATTCGACTTTAAATGATAATAATAACGTTGGCGGTGAGTATATTATATCGGCGTTGTACGGTGCTGCTCCGGTGGAAAGAGCGAATGCCTTGGGGAGCGAGCTGTTACTGCGTATTATCAATAAGAATTTAAAATCGTATCTCCGGCGGGATCGCCCCGACCAGGTTCGCAAATATCTCATCCCGGTCGGCCTCAGCCCGTCGGGTGACGAAAGAGAGGGCAGAGCGGCGCTTGCGGCGACTGCTCCCGGTCCATACAATCTTCGCCTGGAAACAGGACTTCTGAATTATTCCGGACAATTCAATTCTTACACCGGAACGGTCAGCCTCTATCCCGACAGCGCCTTGTCGTTGCTCCCGATACTGGGATATTCCAGAGTCCTGGCGGAATATGATACGTCAGCCGCCAATCGTAAGGGCGACGGTGAAATTCTGAGCGCTGAGTGGAAGTATGATTTGCGAAAGGAAACAGGTTTCGCCGCCTCCCTTAAATCCGACCGACGCAAAAACAAGTATGCCGGCATTCTCCGCGGCACCACCGAACGTGAGGGAAAACTTACCATTCGATATCACGGCGTGACGGCGGAATACCAGCGATTTGTTCAGGACACGATCCTGACCGATTGGTTGCGTTGTCTGACGCGCGATCGAGTGGTCGTCAATCTGAACCGACGCCTTGGAGCCTGGAACGGAGATGTCTATCTGATTGGTCAGTGGTTCAGACAGAATCAGAGCAAAGAACGACAGTTTATGTCCCGACTCAATTTCAGCTATGCACCGATGAAGACCGATTTTTCCCTGAACGGCTCATATTCTCTTTCCGATGAAAATCGATTCGAGCGCGGTGTGCGCTATATTGAGGTTGACCCGGGGCAGGGGAAATTTGTTTTTCGCGATGGGCAGTACATTCCTGATCCCGCAGGAAATTTCATCGAGATTGAAGAAATCCATTCCGACCAGGCGGCGGTAAAGGCGGGAGAGAAGACGCTCAACCTGACCTACGTTCCTCAAAACATCTATCTTCGTTTATCCTCTAATATTCAGGAAGAGCTATTGGAAGGCGGTATCCGCAATGCCCTCTGGATTCTCCCTTTTTATTCCGGCAACTCTCTTTCATATCTCAGCCGGCACCTCAACTATGCGGGAGAGTTGAAGTTCATTAAGTATTCCGGGTATTATCTGGTCAATCTGGCCGGTTCCTATAACCACGAAGAACGCCGCCTGGGAGAAAGCATCTATTTGCGCTGGGAGAAGGTCTTCAGAGCGGGCTTACAGGAATCCTCAGGTTCCTGGCGGTATCTTCAGGATGGAAGTTACTTTGAGTATAGGCGCGATTCATATTTCTCTTCGCCGGGGAATATTAATGGCTTCAAACTAAGTATAACCGCAATCCGGAATTTGCATCAGGGACAATTGAACGGGGGATTATTTTTCCGTTCCGCCAGAGACGGAAATAATTCGAGATCGAAACTCTATGCCATTAAGATTAATCCCAGGATGCGAATGGTGGCCGGGGGGGAAACATCATTGGAGCTGGAAGGGTACTTTCAGAAGCTTGATGAGCGCGGCTTCATTTCTTACCGCCTTACCGATGATTATTCCGGACATAGAGGAATCAACTGGTCTTTGCGATCGGATCATAAATTGGAGAAAGACCTGAGATTTACCTTAACGCTGAGCGGCCGCCATGCCAATGACCGCAAGGCGCGGATTACGGGAAGGGGAGAGGTCATTGCGAGTTTTTAGGTTCGTGATATTCCTTATCTTGATCGCCGCTCTTTCGCTCGCTGCCGAAAGGAAGATTGATTTCCTTGATGGTACGACCGGCAATCGGAATGAAGTACAGAGATTCCTGCGTCGGTTTCGGGAAGAGAGTGTCGTTGATTCTCTAAGCCGCTATCTCACCGATCGCGGTTTCCTCGATAATCAGACAACTATCTCCGAGCCTGATTCTATGGGGACAATTCAACTGAGATTCGGCCCGCAATATGTGATCGGAAAGATAGTGATTGGCGGGGACTCGAATGACACTCTCTTATATGGCGCCACTTTTGAGCAAGGGGAAGTTCAGAGGATAATTGACTCGATTTTAGCCGGCTATCAGTCAAAGGGTAATTATTATGTCTCTCTGGTTCCCTCGCGATTCGCGAAAGCAGGAATCGGAATCGATATTTATCTGACTCTGCGTATCGGGCCGGTCGTAACCGTTTCCAGGGTGGAATATGAGGGGATCAATCGCACCAGCCCGGAATTGATCGGGAAATATGTCCGGATTAAGGAAGGGGATACTCTTTTCTCAACTCATGCGGCCGATCTCCTCCCCAAAACGGACAGGATCGATTTTCTTGGCCTTTCGGGGCCGCCTTTGATCGTCCCCGATATGGGATATCAGAGCGCCTCGGTGCACTATCAATTTATTGAAAGCAAGCCGTTCCACTTCGAGGGGGCGGGAGGATATGTGCCTGAGGGCGACGGCTATTTCCTCTGGTTCTTTGACATAAGGGGGAAAAACATTTTTGGCGGAGGGCAGAAAGCCGGTCTCCTTTTGGATAAGCGCGAGAAGGACAAATCGATCCTCGATTTCAGTTATGGTCAGCCGGTTTTTCTCCTCGGTCTGGGCGAGGCATCGCTGAATGTTCATACCCGCGATTATCGAGAGGGCTTCTATGAGTTTGGTATCAACGGCGAATATCTGAATGATTTCAGTGATAATCTCCGTTTCCTTACCGGAGTCGGATGGAAAAATGTCGAACCGGTGGAAGCTTCGTCGAGGGGATATCAATCCTATGAAGTGAAATTGGGAATCGAGAGCGCCCGATTGAAGGATTTCAAAAATGCCTCCGGCAAATTCTCGTTGAAATGGGAAATCAGATACTCCGGTCGTCATTATCGCGGCGGTGGCGGGCCTCTCGAAAGATCGCTATATAATGATACGAGGAATGAATTGAGCGCTGAGGCGGCACCCTCATTGGGCGGTTTTCTCTCTTTTTATTGCCGTTTGGATCTGAAGGATATTGAAAGTTCCGAGAAACCGCTGCCGGCTTCGGAATTATTTCTCATCGGGGGACCGGCGAATCTGCGTGGATACCGCAACGACCAGTTTGCCGCGCAGCGCTTGGCGATGATACGAACCGAGCCGAGATTGTTTCTTTCACGGACCGATTATGTTTACCCCTTCTTTGATGCCGCTTACTGGGAAAATCGTGCCCTGGACCAACAGCGCCATCCGGCCAGAACGGATGATTTCAAATATGGATTTGGCGGCGGCATAAAATTTGGGTCGGAAAAGCTCTCTCTGAGAATGGAGTTCTCCTGGGGCGAGAATGTCAAATTGGGTGAACCCCGGCTTCTTATTTCTATCGGCCGGCAATTTTAAAATGTTGACCCGGGACTTTGTTCGCCATATAGTGTCGGCGTGCGAAAAATCATATCGGTTGTCAAGCTGATCCGGATTCATAACTGCCTGATGGCCGCGATAGGAGTCTCGGTGGGATGGTATCTGGCCGGTTCGGGCGGAGGGCGACAGGTATATCTGACCTCTCTGGCGGTGGCTTTGGTCTGTGGCGCTGGTAATGCACTGAACGATTTCCTTGATATTGAAAACGATCGGATCAACCACCCACACCGGCCGCTGCCGCAAGGCGAATTGAATCCGGCAAGCGCGCTGATTGTATTCGTCCTGTTCAATCTGACTGCGATTGTGCTTGGCCTCAAGGTCGATGCGGCGGTGACGGTGACCATTATTGCCGGCATACTTCTCCTGATAATTTACAACCTGCTTCTCAAGCGACTCCTTTTCTGGGGGAATATCGCCGTATCCATTCTTGGCGGGTCGACCTTTTTGGTCGGCGGCCTTTCTGTTTCTTCAGCTTCGCTTACAATGATTCCCGGCCCAATTGTGCCGGCCGCCTTTGCATTTCTTTTTCATCTGGGGCGGGAATTATTAAAAGATATCGCCGACCTTAAAGGCGACCGATTGAATGGATATAGAACGCTACCTTCTATCCTGTCTCCCCCAAAAGCGCAGGCCCTGGCCGCTCTGATATTCGGTCTGTTGATCCTGGTGTCACTGATACCGATTCTCCAGGGTTGGTACCGACCGGCCTATAATATCATAACAATCGGCCTGGTCGACATTCCTCTTATCATTCTGCTGGCGGCAGTATTCATCGTAAAAGATATTGATAGACTTAAGGTTATTAATAGTTTATTAAAGTTTTTGATGATATTTGGACTCCTCGCCTTCATTCTCGGCAAAAGATAACAATATTTGCAACCGTCTAATGGATCTGCTGTATAAATCTTATTAAAATGCCCGGCAGTGGTTTAGTTTGACATATGGCAAACATTTATTATTTTCAGCCATGCTGAATTTGGACAACCAGTTGTTAATTAGATTGATCAAATCGAGAATCCTGGCCGGTCTGATGCTTTTCTCTTTTGTGACCGCATCAGCCGATGAATTGTCCCTTAGCGCCGGGATTGATAAGACCGATATCCCTTTCGAATCATCTGTTAACCTCAGCATGGAGATCCGCTGGCAGGGAGGAATCGGACGCTACGCTTTTGAAATACTACCACTGCCGTCCGCGCAAAATCTCACCGTCTTAGGATCAACTTCTGCCGTTTCCAGTCGCACCGAAGCAGGGCAGGAAATCACCACCCGCACCTTCAAATATACTTTTAAGCCGACCAAAGCAGGGGTCGGCATAATCGAACCGATTGTATTGAATTATCTGTCCATGCCTGATTCGACGGCCGGGCAGCTGACCAGCCAGCGTTTTCAGGTCATAATTGCGGAGCCCATTCCCCCGCCGGTAAAATCCAATAGCTGGAAATATATGATTGGCGCTATAGTGTTGGTTGCGGCTCTGGCGGCGGCGATATTCTTTGTGTTCAGATGGAAACGAAGCCGGGTGCCGGCGGCGCCGATAAAAACACCGGAAGAATTATTTCTGGAACAACTGGCGGTCGCCAAAAAAGAATCTCAGAGCGATCGGAAAATTTTTTTCACCCGCTTGTATAAACTCCTGAACGACTATTTGGAAAAAAAATACGGATTGGTGACTGCGGGCAAGGCCACCTCGGCCGTTTTGAATGAAATGGAGCGGATAGAATTCCCGGCCGGTGGAAGAGAGAGGATTTCCGAATGGCTGGCCCTGGCGGATAAAGAGAAATATGCACCGATTGAGGGAGCCCCGGGAGATATTATCCGTCTGATCGCAGAAATTGAAACTTTCTTTGGAAAATAAATGATAGCTATAATGCGGAGGCAAGATGAATAAAGACATCGAACAGATTCAGGCCATAGTCGAAAAGGAATCAGCTTTTATTGAGAAATTGACGAGTCAAATCAGTACTGTTATTGTCGGACAGAAATATATGATCGAGCGTCTGCTGATTGGCATTTTGGCGGACGGGCATGTTCTTCTGGAGGGCGTTCCCGGTCTGGCCAAAACCATGGCGGTCAAAACGCTCTCTGATGCCATTAATACCAAATTCCATC is a genomic window of Candidatus Zixiibacteriota bacterium containing:
- a CDS encoding DUF5683 domain-containing protein, producing the protein MRKAILLALAIFPMIYLPSMAINLESGRFAREISSIQNSGLNYAGSYTGDEQKETPGVGGDKSIYKYEYKSPKKAFLYSLIIPGWGQKYAGSKIFKPIVFLAADIGLWSFYFKYHGDGSRKTDEFQAFANTYWREGTDTTIETYRYWLQVHDKNEDSLTHQLPDSKTQQYYEMIGKYDQFRSGWVDYWGDTLKYDSAGKYVSPLRDKYNGIRGEANDLLNKAKTFIVISMVNHLLSAIDAAVAANRHNRNQSGDNWLSVRTEMKYYSATEQMPIVRLACRF
- a CDS encoding geranylgeranylglycerol-phosphate geranylgeranyltransferase — translated: MRKIISVVKLIRIHNCLMAAIGVSVGWYLAGSGGGRQVYLTSLAVALVCGAGNALNDFLDIENDRINHPHRPLPQGELNPASALIVFVLFNLTAIVLGLKVDAAVTVTIIAGILLLIIYNLLLKRLLFWGNIAVSILGGSTFLVGGLSVSSASLTMIPGPIVPAAFAFLFHLGRELLKDIADLKGDRLNGYRTLPSILSPPKAQALAALIFGLLILVSLIPILQGWYRPAYNIITIGLVDIPLIILLAAVFIVKDIDRLKVINSLLKFLMIFGLLAFILGKR
- a CDS encoding T9SS type A sorting domain-containing protein, producing the protein GLHDSIYVNPVLADIDDDGYADIIAGGKNKIFALDRHFLTLADFPLTIDRADPNDYAIAAPVVADINGDHHQDIVIVTSNGNCYAFGPELLYGFPIAAGGVGVGSPLIYKKSNSGGLGFLGVDGWFYSYDVGFDSAQADWPMGGGDPYGSFHLKESRLGQPAISDMLPRDKFFSYPNPTLDGRTTIRYFLGADADITLTMYSLSGKRVDEIKINGRQGTGERPWDGSALPTGVYRCLIQADFGNETQTAFTDIAIIK
- a CDS encoding NHL repeat-containing protein — encoded protein: MFWRILSLGLPVFLLLTGVFSAGCGPKEGSSGEQKPEHYPLGLILVKEISGTVLGRNLSQPVGLASDNIGAVYVVDAGNSRLLKFDRDFQPMREAGGFGAAEGLLSGPGYLTLDNNLNLYLPESGNRRISIFDTKLNYVGRIELSDPDDPLKFGHPAGLAVASYGEIWVADLDNSRLAVFNSVGNFDRFIGGVESSTGYLLTPGGMTRDARGNVFVCDAGNGLVKKFDRFGVYDTEFGGDLLKKPSGIDIDRFGHLWVVDAGVPGIFCFEERGGLVWSSQDIAAVGSIELKQPRDLTVVSDSLLVVSDTGRDRLVIYKILYPD